A part of Candidatus Delongbacteria bacterium genomic DNA contains:
- the dcd gene encoding dCTP deaminase yields MILSDLTLKEMLADGRLLVEPLEEHSVQPASVDCRLGSHFLVIEQNSMDVLSLDKEIIYREFEGDSITLPPHSFLLATTMETVRLPNNLTAFVEGRSSIGRMGLFIQNAGWVDPGFEGRITLELYNANSLPIRLQAGRRICQLVFCKMDRDTPNPYRGKYQGQSRSVGSRVFLDADNPVLPGQPEPRP; encoded by the coding sequence GTGATTCTCAGCGACCTGACCCTCAAGGAAATGCTGGCCGATGGCCGGCTGTTGGTGGAACCGCTGGAAGAGCATTCGGTCCAGCCCGCCTCGGTGGACTGCCGTCTGGGCAGCCACTTCCTGGTGATCGAGCAGAATTCGATGGACGTGCTCAGCCTGGACAAGGAAATCATCTACCGCGAGTTCGAAGGTGACAGCATCACGCTGCCGCCCCACAGTTTTCTGCTGGCCACCACCATGGAAACCGTGCGCCTGCCCAACAATCTCACGGCCTTCGTGGAAGGACGCTCGAGCATCGGGCGCATGGGCCTGTTCATCCAGAATGCGGGCTGGGTCGATCCCGGTTTCGAGGGGCGCATCACGCTGGAGCTGTACAACGCCAATTCCCTGCCGATCCGTCTCCAGGCCGGACGCCGGATCTGCCAGCTGGTCTTCTGCAAGATGGACCGTGACACGCCCAACCCCTATCGCGGCAAGTATCAGGGCCAGTCGCGCTCGGTGGGCAGCCGGGTCTTCCTGGACGCGGACAACCCGGTCCTGCCGGGACAGCCCGAGCCCCGCCCGTGA
- a CDS encoding GAF domain-containing protein, which translates to MKAATYTELLEQVRTLCQQDRASAPEAIVALLHQRLEGWDWVGWYLTDPADPRMLVLGPYRGAATDHTHIPFGRGICGQAAERAASIVVLDVSQEENYLACSSETRSEIVVPLLHEGRVIGQIDVDSHRAGHFGEPERLFLEELCRIACPVFLA; encoded by the coding sequence GTGAAGGCGGCAACGTACACGGAACTGCTGGAGCAGGTGCGTACCCTGTGTCAGCAGGATCGGGCCTCCGCGCCCGAGGCCATCGTGGCCCTGCTCCATCAGCGACTGGAGGGCTGGGACTGGGTGGGCTGGTATCTCACGGATCCTGCCGATCCGCGCATGCTCGTGCTGGGGCCCTATCGCGGCGCCGCCACCGATCATACGCACATTCCCTTCGGACGCGGGATCTGCGGGCAGGCGGCCGAACGCGCCGCGAGCATCGTGGTGCTGGATGTGAGTCAGGAAGAAAACTACCTGGCCTGCAGCAGCGAGACCCGCTCGGAGATCGTGGTGCCCCTGCTGCACGAAGGCCGGGTGATCGGCCAGATCGATGTGGACAGTCATCGGGCGGGTCACTTCGGCGAACCCGAACGCCTCTTTCTGGAAGAGCTCTGCCGCATCGCCTGCCCTGTGTTCCTCGCCTGA